The following coding sequences lie in one Rutidosis leptorrhynchoides isolate AG116_Rl617_1_P2 chromosome 4, CSIRO_AGI_Rlap_v1, whole genome shotgun sequence genomic window:
- the LOC139904074 gene encoding uncharacterized protein produces MSRAAPIEPAKSTLPESASSSGDLSPERPDSGSYRSFGDQLRGVQWRIDLGILPSSSSSSSIDDFRRVTANSRRSYAALRRRLLINHHVPKDENNFRDHVMDNPLSQNPDSMWGRFFHKAELEKMVDQDLSRLYPEHGSYFQTPGCQVVLRRILLLWSIRHPNYGYRQGMHELLAPLLYVLQADLERLSEVRKQYQDYFTDNFDGLSLNVTDSSYMSDLEKDSPDDIETQNDNMKVNDINELEPKIQTIISFSDAYGAEGELGIVLSEKFMEHDAYSMFDALMIGDKGAVSMASFFSHSPSPQNGLPPVIEASSALYHLLSIVDLSLYTHLVELGVEPQYFSLRWLRVLFGREFALEDLLVVWDEIFALDNNRSSVGSRNVADVTSGVLNSSRGAFISSLAVSMILYLRSSLLATENPTTCLQRLLNFPEDVNLVKLIKKAKSLMNLAIEAINSIPEPVHGGKPYESGKPRGRSLSTDLTTSGSQSQRSLVRDSYWEEKWQVMNKEEEGKRQASLNKHIQNRIKSWSERVKMRLSRSESAFFLSKVTRSPVRRNLVDNLAQSEKDEKLVTDTSSTENGANTENSSIFNDPLSLPVSATNNNNNNHNNEEVASPLPVSDPPEDIIHFKEVKNEISTNNLRDMRPNSGKFQWLWMFARPGPEGSVENSGYTSEPTISPVAEYNQKNEVPSTSTTADDISKKREAADQNKMYSLHNLAESMLENIEVIESIFRKEKFQTEPVDNLSINAMAALEELRKISNLLSEM; encoded by the exons ATGTCACGTGCGGCTCCAATCGAGCCGGCGAAGAGTACATTACCGGAATCTGCATCCTCATCGGGAGATTTGTCACCGGAGAGACCTGATTCTGGCAGTTATCGCAGTTTTGGTGATCAATTGAGAGGGGTTCAATGGCGCATTGATTTAGGGATTTtaccttcttcttcttcctcttcttccaTCGATGATTTTCGTCGTGTAACTGCCAATTCCCGTAGAAG TTATGCTGCTTTAAGGAGGAGGCTTTTAATCAATCATCATGTACCTAAAGACGAAAACAATTTCCGTGATCATGTTATGGACAATCCACTGTCGCAAAACCCTG ATAGTATGTGGGGCCGTTTTTTTCACAAAGCGGAGTTGGAGAAAATGGTTGACCAGGACTTGTCAAGATTGTATCCTGAACATGGTAGCTACTTTCAGACACCTGGGTGCCAAGTTGTGTTGAGACGAATTTTGTTACTATGGAGTATTAGACATCCAAATTACGGTTACAGGCAAG GGATGCATGAACTTTTGGCTCCGCTTCTATATGTTCTTCAGGCTGATTTAGAGCGACTGTCTGAAGTGCGGAAGCAATACCAAGATTACTTTACGGACAATTTTGATGGGTTATCGTTAAACGTGACCGATTCATCTTACATGTCAGATCTGGAAAAAGATTCTCCAGACGATATTGAAACCCAAAATGATAATATGAAGGTTAATGATATTAATGAACTGGAACCTAAGATACAAaccattatttcgtttagtgatgcTTACGGGGCAGAGGGTGAATTGGGTATTGTTTTATCTGAAAAGTTTATGGAACACGATGCGTACTCTATGTTTGATGCTTTGATGATTGGAGATAAAGGTGCAGTTTCAATGGCTAGTTTTTTCTCACATTCTCCTTCACCACAAAACGGATTGCCACCTGTCATAGAAGCATCATCTGCATTATACCATTTACTATCAATAGTCGATTTGTCTTTATACACTCATCTTGTTGAGTTAGGAGTCGAACCACAGTACTTTTCGCTTCGTTGGTTACGTGTTTTATTTGGACGTGAGTTTGCCCTTGAAGACCTTTTAGTTGTCTGGGATGAAATTTTTGCACTTGATAATAATAGATCAAGTGTTGGGTCCAGAAACGTTGCTGATGTCACTTCTGGCGTACTTAATTCGTCTAGGGGAGCCTTTATTTCATCACTTGCGGTTTCAATGATACTTTATTTGCGTTCTTCGCTTCTTGCAACTGAAAACCCTACAACCTGTCTTCAAAGACTGTTAAACTTTCCCGAGGATGTTAATCTTGTGAAACTGATAAAAAAGGCTAAATCTTTAATGAATCTTGCAATTGAAGCTATTAATTCGATTCCCGAACCTGTTCATGGGGGTAAACCTTATGAATCTGGAAAACCGAGGGGTCGTAGTCTTTCTACTGATTTGACTACATCTGGAAGTCAAAGTCAACGGTCTTTGGTTCGGGATAGTTACTGGGAAGAAAAATGGCAGGTTATGAACAAAGAAGAAGAAGGGAAAAGGCAAGCTAGTTTAAATAAACATATTCAAAACAGGATTAAAAGCTGGTCAGAGAGAGTAAAGATGCGTTTATCAAGATCTGAGTCTGCGTTTTTCCTTTCAAAAGTAACCCGATCACCCGTTAGGAGAAACTTGGTTGATAATCTAGCTCAGTCCGAAAAGGATGAAAAATTAGTTACTGACACGTCTTCAACCGAAAACGGTGCTAATACAGAAAACTCCTCCATTTTTAATGACCCGTTGAGCTTACCGGTTTCtgctactaataacaataacaataatcataacaatGAAGAAGTTGCATCACCTTTACCAGTATCGGATCCACCTGAAGATATTATACATTTTAAGGAGGTGAAGAATGAAATTAGTACGAACAATTTAAGAGACATGCGACCAAATTCGGGAAAGTTTCAGTGGTTATGGATGTTTGCAAGACCTGGACCAGAGGGTTCGGTAGAGAACAGTGGGTACACATCTGAGCCTACTATATCTCCCGTCGCTGAATACAATCAGAAAAACGAAGTACCATCGACCTCCACGACAGCAGATGACATCAGCAAAAAACGAGAAGCTGCTGATCAGAACAAGATGTACTCTTTGCATAATCTTGCTGAATCCATGCTTGAAAATATTGAG GTGATTGAATCTATCTTCCGAAAAGAAAAATTTCAAACAGAACCTGTAGATAACTTGTCAATAAATGCCATGGCAGCTCTTGAAGAGCTACGGAAGATTAGCAATCTTTTATCAGAGATGTGA
- the LOC139904075 gene encoding 2-oxoglutarate-dependent dioxygenase 19-like, with the protein MSSNNKANGHEMHESIPIIDYSLLTSNNADVRSKAVKDLGNACKDWGCYMLVNHGIQKSLSQKILNASNEFFDMEKEDKIEFASRDPMNPISYSNTFNPAKGTIHSVSRQALRLIVNPVFHCPNKPQGFSDVASEYVKKTKVVGLELLKGISESLGLESSYMNEELSLESGFQIFALNYYPFLSDVDHQRGLVQHADHSFLTLLYENDVPGLEVLCNGEWILMTGVPDAFLVINGDHLEIFSNGLYKRKFHRVIMKDERTRISLVRSFGPSVETIVRPSSRLVDENHPPGYLPKKFGEYVEDMIKFAMKGKDVFEELRVH; encoded by the exons ATGTCTTCAAACAACAAAGCTAATGGTCATGAGATGCATGAGTCGATACCCATCATTGACTACTCTTTACTCACTTCAAACAATGCAGATGTGCGTTCCAAAGCCGTCAAAGATCTTGGTAATGCCTGCAAAGACTGGGGCTGTTACATG ttgGTGAATCATGGGATTCAAAAGAGTTTGTCCCAAAAGATACTGAATGCATCGAATGAGTTTTTTGATATGGAGAAAGAAGATAAGATTGAATTTGCATCTCGTGATCCTATGAATCCTATCTCATATAGCAACACATTCAATCCTGCTAAAGGAACTATACACTCTGTTTCAAGGCAGGCTCTTCGACTCATTGTTAATCCTGTTTTTCATTGTCCAAACAAACCTCAAGGTTTCAG TGACGTTGCATCGGAATATGTCAAGAAGACAAAAGTGGTTGGGTTGGAGTTGTTAAAAGGCATATCAGAGAGCTTAGGACTTGAATCATCATACATGAACGAAGAATTAAGTTTGGAGTCAGGGTTTCAGATATTTGCGCTCAACTATTATCCGTTTCTCTCGGATGTTGATCACCAACGAGGGCTAGTGCAACATGCGGATCATAGCTTCTTGACTTTGCTCTATGAAAACGACGTTCCAGGTCTTGAAGTTCTTTGTAACGGGGAATGGATTCTTATGACTGGTGTTCCGGACGCGTTCTTAGTCATTAATGGGGACCATCTTGAG ATTTTTAGCAATGGATTGTACAAGAGAAAGTTTCATCGAGTGATCATGAAGGACGAACGTACGAGAATCTCACTTGTGCGTAGTTTTGGTCCATCGGTTGAGACGATTGTTAGGCCATCGTCTAGGCTTGTTGATGAGAACCACCCTCCTGGTTATCTTCCgaagaaatttggtgaatatgTAGAGGATATGATAAAATTTGCAATGAAAGGGAAGGATGTCTTTGAGGAACTTAGAGTTCATTAG